A genome region from Cetobacterium sp. ZOR0034 includes the following:
- the pth gene encoding aminoacyl-tRNA hydrolase has protein sequence MKLIVGLGNPGREYERTRHNVGFDILDEFADKKGFNQFKEKFQGLITEKTIDGEKVILLKPQTYMNLSGNSVVQVVKFYKIDPATELVVVYDDMDLPLGKTRVKVNGSAGGHNGIKSIISHLGQDFIRVKCGIGKAKNKDENINFVLGRFTKEESELVDPMFNSVKNLLDDVINDTQIDKIMQKYNKK, from the coding sequence ATGAAGCTAATAGTAGGACTTGGAAATCCAGGAAGAGAGTATGAAAGAACAAGACACAATGTTGGATTTGATATACTTGACGAATTTGCAGATAAAAAGGGATTTAATCAATTTAAAGAAAAATTTCAGGGATTAATAACAGAAAAAACAATAGATGGAGAAAAAGTTATTCTTTTAAAACCTCAAACATATATGAATTTAAGTGGAAATTCAGTAGTTCAGGTTGTGAAATTTTATAAGATAGATCCAGCTACAGAGTTAGTGGTAGTATATGATGATATGGATTTACCATTAGGTAAAACAAGAGTTAAAGTAAATGGGAGTGCTGGAGGACATAATGGTATAAAATCTATTATATCTCATTTAGGGCAAGATTTTATTAGAGTTAAATGTGGTATTGGAAAAGCAAAAAATAAAGATGAAAATATAAATTTTGTATTGGGTAGATTCACAAAAGAGGAATCTGAGCTTGTAGATCCAATGTTTAATTCAGTAAAAAATTTATTGG